GGCAAGTGGGGTAACGGAGGGGGAGGAGGCCACAGACACGGGGCCCTCTGTCCCCTCTTTTGCCTGCAGTTTGAAGCCTTCTATGCAGGGGGCCTGGCCCCGGGCTGGAACCTGCTAGTCCAGGGACACTCTGACTCTGGAGAGGACAAGTAAGGGACATCGCCCTCCCCAGGGTCCCCTCCTTGGCCTTGGGTGGGTGACTGCCCGGCTGTCTGCCGCTCTCACGAACCGCGTGATGCCCCCAGGTTTGAGATCAACTTCCTGTCTGAGACAGGGGACATCGTCTTCCACATCAAGCCCCGGTTCTCCAGCGCCACCATCGTGGCCAACACCTTCCAGGGCGGCCGCTGGGGCCAGGAGGAGGTGTCCAATGTCTTCCCGCTGGTGCTCGGGGAGCCCTTTGAGGTGACGGGAGTGGGGCGAGGCCCTCGGGAGGCGGGGGAAcccatggggtggggtgggcgaggcccttgggggaggggcggggggcgggggttggggtgCCTGTGGACACATCGGGGCCACCTGCTGCTTTGTGGGAAGGGTGCTGTGTAGCCTCTAGGGCTCCCTGTATCCCTGGCTTCCAGCAGCACTGCTGTCCCCACCGGGagcccctgggggagggggcttaTTAGAGATGCTTACGGGTAAAAGGGCCAGTGCGGGAGTCTCACTGCTGGGTCTGGGGGGTGCAACAGGATGCCCACCCCCTGGCCGCCAGCCACCCCtctgaggagagagggagagactccCAGCTGGGAGCTCAGAACTCCCATGGGGCGGGCCTGCATGACGGGGGTTCCACGTGCTGAGGGAACCCCGGGCCCCCCGGCTATGCCTCCTGGACTCAGAGCTCTTGGAGCTCAGTGCGGGAGCAGGACGCAGGCCCAGCGGGCCGTGGGTCTCTGGCCTCCCGCCCACAGATGGAGGTCAGCTCGGACGCGGAGCACTTCCATGTCCACGCCCAGGAGCACAAGGTGCTGCAGTTCTCCCACCGCCACAGGCCGCTGGCCGCCATCACCCGGGTGCAGGTGCTGAGTGACCGCTGCCTGGCCCAGGTGGAGCTGGCCAGGAGAGGCCTGAGCTGGGGGTAATGTTCCCGCCCCGCCCACAGAGCATCTTTATCCCGGGACCCCATTTGcctgggagggggctgtgggCTTGCCCTGTCCCCATCTGCTGAGTCtgtgcaggggtggggctggagctgagGCGGGTGTCTTGGATACTTGCAGGGACGTGGGCTACTGAGCTGTGTCCGAAGTCCCAGGATCGAGCCTTGGCCATTGGCCATCCCACGTCCGGTGAAACCCACGCTGGGGAAGCTGGGGGGAGGGCCCTGTGGTTCTGGGCCCCCCCACTCCAGCTCCaccttcaataaaatttaagcaGGCTGCAGGAGCTTGGCTACTTGGAGAGGGGcatgggctggggtggggtggggccatTGGAAGCAGCCCTGGACACCCTCCCCAGGGCTAGGGGTCAGGGGTCCCTGAGACCTATGTCCTGGGGGTGGTCCAGCCCCTTACCTCACCCCCAGGACACTGA
This region of Physeter macrocephalus isolate SW-GA chromosome 14, ASM283717v5, whole genome shotgun sequence genomic DNA includes:
- the GRIFIN gene encoding LOW QUALITY PROTEIN: grifin (The sequence of the model RefSeq protein was modified relative to this genomic sequence to represent the inferred CDS: inserted 1 base in 1 codon), with amino-acid sequence MEDLLLGEGERLRMXGGGGAGKGTVTSSATPGVRLPSPRPAQPAYIPRLALLPAEAGEMALQFEAFYAGGLAPGWNLLVQGHSDSGEDKFEINFLSETGDIVFHIKPRFSSATIVANTFQGGRWGQEEVSNVFPLVLGEPFEMEVSSDAEHFHVHAQEHKVLQFSHRHRPLAAITRVQVLSDRCLAQVELARRGLSWGDVGY